The following are encoded together in the Brassica napus cultivar Da-Ae chromosome A9, Da-Ae, whole genome shotgun sequence genome:
- the LOC106391280 gene encoding protein IQ-DOMAIN 29-like encodes MGKTPSPGKWIKSLLGKKSSKSTLDKGTDKLRSAKKEEPVVKVKDNNNVSNLSTNPSPVVSSQEVAATQTVLVPDVVVPEKQPSRGDIEGDDGPNANLESGNDAEELKVEEDATKDREEFQMLKGVIKLQAVIRGHLVRRQAVATYSCIWGIVKFQALVRGKIARSSVTGVHLQKTNPQTLQGSTYSWLEGSTKLSMIDKLLVSSPTVSPLKIQYGPEDPNSAKVWLERWTQLQVWSPGPLVIKSLVPKSQTKKRSFQAVEADKGKLKRGIKKPPGGLNTGSGSSSSRSTAEKQSVRKASTLGKEVSNDKPKQSSRKSTSAIKEGSSSLEVKDEKPRISLKKANGIEVKPTRKSAEKKKEVVDSVQKEVPCDKVSSSVVDTPEEEEEVKDSPETVSKEVDLDKDDNSPVLGTPEKDELKTEEKNDKAEEEIQEPDVQISSENGNAASENTKQSDRRASLPAKIENQQQDDGVTHSGRKIPSYMAPTASAKARVRGGQGSPRFGGQEKHEKNGITRRHSLPPGANGKLSAMSPRAHRLLIASTKGSMNSDRSFSSSKDIGDKSTKAEWKR; translated from the exons ATGGGAAAGACTCCAAGTCCTGGTAAATGGATCAAGTCTCTTCTTGGCAAGAAGTCGTCCAAATCTACTTTGGACAAAGGAACCGACAAACTg AGATCTGCAAAGAAAGAAGAGCCTGTGGTGAAGGTGAAGGATAATAACAATGTCTCAAACTTATCCACCAATCCCTCTCCGGTAGTTTCATCACAAGAAGTTGCAGCTACACAAACTGTACTAGTCCCAGACGTTGTAGTCCCTGAGAAGCAGCCAAGCCGAGGAGACATTGAAGGCGATGATGGACCAAACGCTAATCTTGAGTCAGGGAATGATGCAGAAGAACTCAAGGTCGAAGAAGATGCTACAAAG GATCGTGAAGAGTTTCAAATGCTTAAAGGTGTCATAAAGCTGCAAGCAGTTATCCGTGGTCACTTGGTCAGAAGACAAGCTGTTGCTACGTACTCTTGCATTTGGGGAATTGTGAAGTTTCAAGCTCTTGTCCGTGGGAAGATAGCTAGATCTTCAGTTACCGGTGTTCATCTTCAGAAAACTAATCCGCAAACTCTGCAAGGAAGCACATACAGTTGGCTAGAGGGTTCCACTAAGCTATCCATGATTGATAAG CTTCTAGTTTCCTCACCAACGGTATCACCTCTGAAGATTCAGTATGGTCCTGAGGATCCTAACTCAGCCAAGGTGTGGCTTGAGCGGTGGACGCAGTTGCAGGTGTGGTCTCCTGGTCCACTGGTTATTAAGAGCCTGGTTCCTAAATCTCAGACAAAGAAGCGAAGTTTTCAAGCGGTTGAAGCGGACAAGGGAAAACTTAAGAGAGGTATCAAGAAACCACCCGGTGGTTTAAATACGGGAAGTGGCTCTAGCAGCAGCCGTTCTACAGCTGAAAAGCAAAGTGTGAGGAAGGCTTCCACGCTTGGTAAAGAGGTTTCAAATGATAAGCCTAAGCAGAGTTCGAGAAAAAGTACAAGCGCCATAAAGGAAGGGTCTTCTTCATTGGAGGTTAAGGATGAGAAGCCTAGAATTAGTCTTAAAAAGGCTAATGGGATAGAGGTTAAACCTACACGCAAATCcgcagagaagaagaaagaggttGTTGATTCAGTGCAGAAAGAAGTTCCTTGTGACAAGGTTTCATCTTCTGTAGTTGATActcctgaagaagaagaagaggtgaaaGATAGCCCTGAAACAGTTTCCAAAGAGGTTGATCTCGACAAAGATGATAATTCACCGGTTCTGGGTACCCCAGAGAAAGATGAACTCAAAACTGAAGAGAAAAATGACAAAGCTGAAGAAGAGATTCAAGAGCCAGACGTGCAGATAAGCTCTGAGAATGGAAACGCTGCTTCTGAGAACACAAAGCAAAGCGATAGACGAGCTTCGCTGCCTGCAAAGATTGAGAATCAGCAACAAGACGATGGGGTAACACATAGCGGGAGAAAGATCCCAAGCTACATGGCACCAACTGCATCCGCAAAGGCAAGAGTAAGAGGAGGACAAGGGTCTCCGAGGTTTGGTGGTCAAGAGAAGCATGAGAAAAATGGGATAACTAGGCGCCACTCTCTTCCTCCTGGAGCCAATGGGAAGCTGAGTGCAATGTCTCCAAGAGCTCACAGACTTCTCATAGCTTCAACTAAGGGATCAATGAACAGTGAcagatctttttcttcttccaagGACATTGGTG ATAAATCGACCAAAGCTGAGTGGAAACGGTGA
- the LOC106391286 gene encoding uncharacterized protein LOC106391286, with protein sequence MTISTLLSISPCTLSPSSTKTHLLTPIPTRPFSSPISPGGLNQNSTLQSQRYSLFYPSRRDFTTRCSSPDGFLREEEEDNELIQLPPSIGANPLKLAICVVFWTAFSLLWFARSGDAKGAADSIKSSTFGLKIAAALRRFGWRDEAVVFALATLPVIELRGAIPVGYWMQLKPTVLTFFSVLGNMVPVPFIILYLKKLASFLAGKSRTASKLLEILFKRAKEKAGPVEEFQWLGLMLFVAVPFPGTGAWTGAIIASILDMPFWSAVSSNFCGVVLAGLLVNLLVNLGLREAIVAGVALFFVSTFMWSVMRKIRKSIRPTLP encoded by the exons ATGACGATTTCTACATTACTCTCAATCTCTCCTTGCACTCTGTCTCCCTCATCCACAAAAACACATCTACTGACTCCAATACCCACTAGGCCTTTCTCATCTCCCATCTCTCCAGGAGGATTGAATCAGAACAGTACCCTACAGAGTCAAAGGTACAGTCTTTTCTACCCATCACGCCGTGACTTCACCACCCGTTGCTCTTCTCCAGATGGGTTTCtccgagaagaagaagaagataacgaACTCATCCAGCTTCCTCCGTCTATTGGCGCAAACCCATTGAAACTCGCGATATGCGTTGTGTTCTGGACCGCTTTCTCTTTGCTCTGGTTCGCTAGGTCCGGCGATGCCAAAGGCGCCGCTGACTCCATCAAATCATCCACCTTTGGTCTCAAAATCGCCGCTGCTCTCCGCCGGTTTGGTTGGCGAGACGAAGCTGTGGTCTTTGCTTTAGCCACGCTTCCGGTTATCGAGCTCCGTGGTGCTATACCAGTTGGTTATTGGATGCAGCTTAAACCAACGGTTCTCACTTTCTTCTCTGTTCTTGG cAATATGGTTCCGGTTCCATTTATCATACTCTACCTCAAAAAGTTAGCCTCTTTCTTGGCGGGTAAGAGCAGAACAGCTTCTAAGTTACTTGAAATCTTGTTCAAAAGAGCTAAAGAGAAGGCTGGACctgtggaagagttccagtggtTAGGACTAATGCTCTTTGTAGCCGTTCCGTTCCCTGGAACTGGTGCTTGGACAGGAGCTATCATAGCATCGATCCTAGACATGCCCTTCTGGTCTGCTGTTTCCTCTAATTTCTGCGGGGTTGTGTTAGCGGGGCTGCTTGTGAACTTGCTGGTGAATCTTGGTTTGAGAGAAGCTATTGTGGCTGGTGTTGCTCTCTTCTTTGTGTCTACGTTTATGTGGAGTGTTATGAGGAAGATTAGGAAGTCTATAAGACCAACTTTGCCTTGA
- the LOC106391282 gene encoding probable pectate lyase 6 codes for MAVAYLNLGSHVFAFLSLCLAVVAPSIQAHVAVFDEYWTQRQAAALRQTIESYDPNPFNVTDHLNYHAALAMETTGADNGTRRELGQVGGGRKTKRRGGRYHSLNAIDKCWRGHRNWHKNRKKLADCVLGFGRKTTGGKKGPMYVVTDASDDDLMNPKPGTLRYAVTRDRPLWIIFGRSMIIKLQQELIINSDKTIDGRGANIHITGGAGLTLQFVKNVIIHNIHIKTIVPGNGGMIRDSEHHFGHRTTSDGDGINIFGSTNVWIDHVSMTNCTDGMIDVIMGSTAITISNCHLTDHNEVMLFGAREEDVIDKKMQITVAFNHFGKRLVQRMPRARFGLVHVVNNDYTHWEMYAIGGNMNPTIISQGNRFIAPPKENSKQVTKREYAKYSEWKSWNWQSERDYFLNGAYFVKSGRANAWSPAPENPIPRHFAIQPQPGTGVRRLTKDAGTLGCRPGKSC; via the exons atggCGGTTGCTTATTTGAACCTTGGGAGCCACGTTTTTGCCTTCCTCTCCTTGTGTCTAGCCGTGGTGGCTCCATCGATTCAAGCTCACGTCGCAGTCTTCGATGAATACTGGACCCAACGTCAAGCCGCCGCGTTAAGACAAACTATAGAATCTTATGACCCGAATCCTTTTAATGTCACGGACCATTTGAACTACCATGCCGCATT AGCAATGGAGACAACTGGTGCAGACAACGGAACAAGGAGAGAGCTCGGACAAGTTGGAGGCGGTCGAAAAACAAAGAGACGTGGAGGAAGGTACCATTCCCTCAACGCTATCGATAAATGTTGGCGAGGACACAGGAACTGGCATAAAAACCGGAAAAAGTTAGCGGACTGCGTCCTAGGGTTCGGTCGGAAGACAACCGGAGGCAAGAAGGGACCGATGTACGTAGTCACCGACGCATCCGACGACGACCTGATGAACCCCAAGCCAGGAACCTTAAGATACGCAGTGACACGCGACAGACCGCTTTGGATCATATTTGGTAGAAGCATGATCATAAAACTGCAACAAGAACTGATCATAAACAGCGACAAGACCATCGATGGTCGAGGAGCGAATATACATATAACCGGAGGTGCAGGTTTAACGTTACAGTTCGTGAAGAATGTGATCATACACAACATTCACATCAAGACGATTGTACCTGGAAACGGTGGGATGATTAGAGACTCTGAACATCATTTTGGGCATCGAACAACAAGTGATGGTGATGGGATCAATATTTTTGGATCGACCAATGTTTGGATCGATCATGTCTCCATGACGAATTGTACTGATGGAATGATAGATGTCATCATGGGATCGACCGCGATTACTATCTCCAATTGCCATCTCACCGACCATAACGAG GTGATGCTGTTTGGGGCCAGAGAAGAGGATGTGATTGACAAGAAAATGCAGATAACGGTAGCTTTTAACCATTTTGGCAAGAGATTGGTTCAAAGAATGCCAAGGGCCAGATTTGGTTTGGTCCATGTGGTCAACAATGACTATACTCATTGGGAAATGTATGCAATTGGTGGAAACATGAATCCTACCATTATAAGTCAAGGCAACCGTTTCATTGCTCCTCCTAAAGAAAATTCCAAGCAG GTTACAAAGAGAGAGTACGCAAAGTATTCAGAGTGGAAATCATGGAACTGGCAATCAGAGAGAGATTACTTTTTGAACGGAGCTTACTTTGTAAAATCAGGAAGGGCAAACGCATGGAGCCCTGCCCCGGAAAATCCAATTCCTAGACATTTTGCAATCCAGCCACAGCCGGGAACAGGGGTAAGAAGACTAACCAAAGATGCTGGTACGCTTGGTTGCAGACCAGGCAAGTCCTGCTGA
- the LOC111214543 gene encoding uncharacterized protein LOC111214543 has product MIKIMKLFALTMVVTLLLASGLAQARTEPIQTDSNPIHRPPTFPTEPFPPPKPNQDEKISVEQFPIPIPKICPPDFPGCPPANS; this is encoded by the coding sequence ATGATAAAGATCATGAAGCTCTTTGCACTAACAATGGTAGTTACACTGCTTCTTGCATCTGGTCTTGCCCAAGCTAGGACCGAGCCTATTCAAACCGACTCTAATCCAATCCATAGACCACCCACCTTCCCAACCGAGCCATTTCCTCCTCCAAAACCAAACCAGGATGAAAAGATATCAGTGGAGCAGTTCCCAATCCCAATTCCAAAAATTTGTCCTCCGGACTTCCCTGGATGCCCACCAGcaaattcttaa
- the LOC106391687 gene encoding pentatricopeptide repeat-containing protein At2g02750, whose translation MINLTRHRVINLITAGVPLEAVLYTRRHCSSHSPDKFTFPPLLKSCAKLGDATQGRTLHAQIIKTGFFVDYFTATALVSMYMKVKQTKDALNLLDEMPERSVASVNAAVSGLLENGFAREAFRMFGEARVCGSGTNSVTVASVLSSCGDVEGGMQMHCLAMKSGFETEVYVGTSLVSMYSRCGEWVLAARVFEKVPLKSVVTYNAFISGLMENGVPRLVPSVFNLMRKFSDEEPNAVTFINAISACASLLHLQYARQIHGLVMKEPFRFDTMVGTSLIDMYSKCRCWESAYGVFTEMKGTRNLISWNSVISGMMINGQHEVAVELFERLDSEGLKPDSATWNSLISGFSQLGKVVEAFKFFERMISVVVAPSLKCLTSLLSACSDTWVLKNGKEIHGHVIKAAAERDVFVSTSLMDMYMKCGLSLWARRIFDRFEPKPKDPVFWNVMISGYGKHGECESAIEIFDLLREEKVEPSLSTFTAILSACSHCGDVEKGVQIFSLMQEDYGFKPSTDHIGCMVDLLCRFGRLREAKEVIDQISEPSSSVYSSLLGACRQHLNPVLGEEAAMKLAELEPENPAPFVILSSIYAALERWEDVESIRRVIDEKQLVKLPGVSLSG comes from the coding sequence ATGATAAACCTCACAAGGCACCGAGTCATAAACCTCATAACCGCTGGGGTTCCGCTAGAGGCGGTGTTGTACACGCGCCGCCACTGTTCTTCTCACTCACCCGACAAGTTCACATTCCCGCCTCTTCTCAAATCATGCGCGAAGCTCGGCGACGCCACCCAAGGCCGAACCCTGCACGCCCAGATCATAAAGACCGGCTTTTTCGTCGATTATTTCACCGCGACGGCTCTGGTGAGCATGTACATGAAGGTGAAACAGACGAAGGACGCACTCAACCTGCTCGACGAAATGCCTGAGAGGAGCGTCGCGAGTGTTAACGCGGCGGTTTCTGGGCTTCTGGAGAACGGGTTTGCTAGAGAAGCGTTTAGGATGTTTGGGGAAGCTAGGGTTTGTGGGTCTGGTACCAACTCTGTTACAGTGGCTAGCGTTTTGAGTAGCTGCGGGGATGTAGAAGGAGGGATGCAAATGCATTGTTTGGCGATGAAGTCAGGTTTTGAGACGGAAGTCTACGTTGGGACATCTCTTGTTTCTATGTATTCGAGGTGTGGGGAGTGGGTTTTAGCTGCGAGGGTGTTCGAAAAGGTTCCGCTTAAGAGTGTTGTGACGTACAATGCGTTCATCTCCGGGTTGATGGAGAATGGAGTTCCACGTTTGGTCCCTAGTGTCTTTAATCTCATGAGGAAGTTTTCAGATGAAGAACCAAACGCTGTTACTTTCATTAATGCGATATCTGCTTGCGCTAGCCTTCTGCATCTCCAGTACGCTAGGCAAATCCATGGTCTTGTCATGAAAGAACCGTTTCGGTTTGATACAATGGTCGGTACGTCTCTCATTGATATGTATTCGAAATGCCGGTGTTGGGAATCAGCGTACGGCGTTTTCACAGAGATGAAAGGTACCAGGAACTTGATATCTTGGAACTCTGTTATCTCTGGGATGATGATCAACGGACAGCATGAGGTAGCAGTTGAGCTGTTTGAACGGTTGGATTCAGAGGGGCTTAAGCCAGATTCCGCCACGTGGAATTCGCTGATCAGTGGCTTTTCGCAGTTAGGGAAAGTAGTGGAAGCTTTCAAGTTCTTTGAGAGAATGATATCCGTAGTTGTGGCTCCTAGTTTGAAATGTCTCACTAGCCTTCTATCAGCTTGCTCAGATACTTGGGTTTTAAAGAACGGCAAAGAGATCCATGGACATGTCATTAAAGCTGCAGCCGAGAGGGATGTCTTTGTTTCAACGTCTCTTATGGATATGTACATGAAATGTGGGTTGTCGTTATGGGCACGCAGAATCTTTGACCGGTTTGAACCGAAACCCAAGGATCCGGTGTTCTGGAACGTCATGATATCTGGCTATGGTAAACATGGAGAGTGTGAATCTGCAATTGAGATCTTTGACCTGCTACGAGAGGAGAAAGTAGAACCGAGTTTATCAACCTTTACTGCTATTCTATCTGCGTGTAGTCACTGTGGCGACGTCGAAAAGGGAGTTCAAATTTTTAGTTTGATGCAGGAAGATTATGGGTTCAAACCTAGTACAGACCACATTGGTTGTATGGTTGATCTCTTGTGTCGCTTTGGGAGATTGAGAGAGGCCAAGGAGGTGATAGATCAAATTTCGGAACCATCATCTTCGGTTTACTCATCTCTGCTCGGTGCCTGTAGGCAGCACCTGAATCCAGTGCTTGGGGAGGAAGCGGCAATGAAGCTAGCTGAGTTAGAGCCAGAGAATCCGGCTCCGTTTGTGATCTTGTCAAGCATATATGCTGCATTAGAAAGATGGGAAGATGTGGAGAGTATCAGGCGTGTGATAGATGAGaaacaactagtaaaacttccGGGTGTTAGTTTGTCTGGTTAG
- the LOC106391281 gene encoding ubiquitin-conjugating enzyme E2 2 produces the protein MSTPARKRLMRDFKRLQQDPPAGISGAPQDNNIMLWNAVIFGPDDTPWDGGTFKLSLQFSEDYPNKPPTVRFVSRMFHPNIYADGSICLDILQNQWSPIYDVAAILTSIQSLLCDPNPNSPANSEAARMFSESKREYNRRVREVVEQSWTAD, from the exons ATGTCGACACCAGCGAGGAAGAGATTGATGAGGGATTTCAAGAGGTTGCAGCAAGACCCTCCAGCAGGAATCAGCGGTGCTCCACAAGACAACAACATCATGCTCTGGAATGCTGTTATTTTCGG GCCTGATGATACCCCATGGGATGGAG GGACTTTCAAACTCTCACTGCAGTTTTCAGAAGATTATCCAAACAAACCACCAACGGTTCGGTTTGTTTCAAGGATGTTCCATCCAAATA TTTATGCTGATGGGAGTATATGCTTGGACATTCTACAAAACCAGTGGAGTCCAATATATGATGTTGCTGCTATACTTACCTCCAtccag TCATTGCTCTGTGATCCTAATCCAAATTCACCTGCGAACTCGGAAGCTGCACGGATGTTCAGCGAAAGCAAACGTGAGTACAACAGAAGAGTCCGCGAGGTTGTTGAACAAAGCTGGACTGCTGACTAG
- the LOC106391284 gene encoding uncharacterized protein LOC106391284: MALQSGIGLSRILILAGAGYTGTILVKNGKMSDLLGELQALVKRFERSGEHSDDDSDPMATQMQRLAMEIRQMSSSRQITVVNGGAQGADFTPLIVPAATLGAIGYGYMWYKGISFSDIMCVTKKNMEDAVSNLTKHLTTVSEAISNAKKYLSERLKKTDDKLESQKDLLKGLQDDVGLTLEDLAKIGDDFYAMHNMFGGMGGTLDSIEYKQNIANMGLMHLCDSMGGENHNMPDIMMQEKLRLSGKSNTCIVLTNEETSSSEGLKESDKIELIEG, encoded by the exons ATGGCTCTGCAATCCGGTATTGGGTTATCGAGGATTCTGATTCTAGCTGGAGCAG GTTATACAGGAACGATCCTAGTGAAGAATGGGAAGATGTCAGATCTTTTGGGGGAGCTACAG gctTTGGTGAAGAGATTTGAGAGATCAGGAGAGCATTCAGATGACGATTCTGATCCCATGGCTACTCAG ATGCAACGGTTAGCTATGGAGATCCGGCAAATGTCGTCTTCCCGGCAGATAACTGTTGTCAATGGAGGAGCTCAAggag CTGACTTCACCCCACTTATAGTTCCGGCAGCGACATTAGGAGCTATAGGCTATGGCTACATGTGGTACAAG GGTATTTCATTCTCTGACATCATGTGCGTAACAAAGAAGAACATGGAAGATGCTGTCTCCAACTTGACAAAACATTTGACCACCGTTTCAGAAGCTATTTCT AATGCTAAGAAGTACTTGTCTGAGCGGCTTAAGAAGACGGACGATAAGCTGGAATCACAGAAGGATCTCTTAAAGGGACTCCAGGACGAT GTGGGTTTGACTCTAGAGGACCTTGCTAAGATTGGAGATGATTTTTATGCAATGCATAACATGTTTGGTGGTATG GGTGGAACATTAGATAGTATTGAGTACAAACAG AATATTGCGAATATGGGTTTAATGCATCTGTGCGACTCTATGGGCGGAGAAAATCACAATATGCCTGATATTATGATGCAG GAGAAGCTTCGACTTTCTGGGAAGTCAAACACATGTATAGTACTTACAAACGAAGAAACTTCAAGCTCTGAG GGTTTGAAAGAAAGCGATAAGATAGAGCTTATTGAAGGCTGA